A window of Clostridium sp. Marseille-P299 contains these coding sequences:
- a CDS encoding ABC transporter permease: MKKLSNKVKYEIVQITTAIVIALLITLVVLFLTSDEPMLAFTKLITAPLTNMRYFGNVLELMVPLAFAGISASLLFRSGLFNMGGEGIFYISGIVATVLATRSLGNSFVHSMIVILGASIFGGLIACISGFFKAKYGADELVTSLMLNTILYGIGFYILKTYLKDMAVTGVASEAFKDTARLDVLIPKTRVTTGFILLIIVTLVIWFIYKKTRLGYMIKMTGINKEFAKYSGMSFFALTMIVHFMSGFIAGMGSSVHLMSMYERFTWSALPGYGFDGCLVAMLGKNHPIGAFVAAFGLSYLRTGSDIMARSTDVPVEMIAIVEMSLVLLITADFLVKRFKRKKAVEGGRTNG, encoded by the coding sequence ATGAAAAAGCTTAGTAATAAAGTAAAATATGAAATCGTTCAAATTACTACAGCCATTGTAATTGCCCTTCTTATTACATTGGTGGTATTATTTTTAACGAGTGATGAACCAATGCTTGCATTTACCAAATTAATCACTGCACCACTTACAAATATGAGATACTTTGGTAATGTACTTGAGTTGATGGTTCCCCTTGCATTTGCAGGTATTTCTGCATCACTTTTATTTAGAAGTGGATTGTTTAACATGGGTGGAGAAGGTATTTTCTACATTTCAGGTATTGTAGCAACGGTATTAGCTACTAGAAGTTTAGGAAATTCATTTGTACATTCCATGATTGTTATTCTTGGAGCCTCCATTTTTGGTGGTTTAATTGCTTGTATTTCAGGCTTTTTTAAAGCAAAATATGGTGCAGACGAACTTGTTACATCCTTAATGTTAAATACTATTTTATATGGTATTGGTTTTTATATTTTAAAAACTTATTTAAAGGATATGGCAGTGACTGGTGTAGCATCAGAAGCGTTTAAAGACACTGCGAGATTAGATGTATTAATTCCTAAGACAAGAGTAACGACTGGTTTTATTTTATTAATTATTGTTACCTTAGTGATTTGGTTTATTTATAAGAAAACAAGACTTGGCTATATGATTAAAATGACTGGTATCAATAAGGAATTTGCGAAATACTCTGGTATGAGTTTCTTTGCACTTACTATGATTGTTCATTTTATGTCTGGTTTTATTGCAGGTATGGGTTCAAGCGTTCATCTTATGAGTATGTACGAACGTTTTACTTGGTCAGCGCTACCAGGGTATGGTTTTGATGGTTGTTTAGTAGCGATGTTAGGTAAGAACCATCCAATTGGCGCATTTGTTGCAGCCTTTGGTCTTAGTTATTTAAGAACTGGCTCTGATATTATGGCAAGAAGCACAGATGTACCAGTTGAAATGATCGCAATTGTTGAGATGTCATTGGTATTATTAATTACAGCAGACTTCTTGGTTAAACGTTTTAAACGTAAAAAAGCAGTAGAAGGAGGACGTACGAATGGATAG
- a CDS encoding ABC transporter ATP-binding protein gives MSHEYILELKDIAKVYDNGVVANKNISVGFRKGEIHAIVGENGAGKSTLMKIIFGLQKPTSGQILFNGKEISFQSPLDSIGIGIGMVHQHFMLVPSFTVLQNIVLGDEPTRFSFIDSRKSKKKAEDLAKQYNFQLSMDEKIENLSVGMKQKVEILKLLYKGAKVLILDEPTAVLTPQETEQLFVELKKFKESGHTIIFISHKLNEVKEISDRISVIRKGELISTHNTEDVSLESISELMIGRRVEYEYSHIKKEVANKKITLKMDQVTLQDGKINVLDNINLIAKSGEILGVVGVEGNGQSELVEVLFGYKQPTSGTIAVNGISLLGKKVKDIRDNAKVAYIPEDRMRQGIAGSASIKENMISSFFDAKEFNHKFWMNHKAIDELSDSLIKEYSVVCQSKETEIESLSGGNIQKVVVARECYANPELLIAEQPTRGVDVGSASFIHEKLIELRNSNKAIVLLSADLGEALAVSDKLIVMYEGQIVGFFNDLSELTETELGLYMLGIKKQKKEDIERVMYEKA, from the coding sequence ATGAGTCATGAGTATATTTTAGAATTGAAGGACATAGCGAAAGTCTATGACAATGGTGTAGTAGCGAATAAGAACATCTCTGTTGGCTTTCGTAAGGGTGAAATCCATGCCATTGTAGGTGAAAATGGGGCGGGTAAATCTACATTAATGAAGATTATCTTCGGTCTTCAAAAGCCAACAAGTGGACAAATTTTATTTAATGGAAAAGAGATATCATTTCAATCTCCGCTAGATTCCATTGGAATCGGAATTGGGATGGTACATCAACATTTTATGCTAGTTCCTTCCTTTACAGTGCTTCAAAACATTGTATTAGGAGATGAACCTACGAGATTTAGCTTTATTGACTCTAGAAAGAGTAAGAAAAAAGCAGAAGATTTAGCAAAACAATATAATTTCCAATTGTCCATGGATGAAAAAATTGAGAATTTAAGTGTCGGAATGAAACAAAAAGTTGAAATTCTGAAACTTCTTTATAAAGGTGCTAAGGTGCTTATTTTAGATGAGCCAACAGCCGTATTAACTCCACAAGAAACAGAACAATTATTTGTTGAGTTAAAGAAATTTAAAGAAAGCGGACATACCATTATCTTTATTTCACATAAGTTAAACGAAGTAAAAGAGATTAGTGACCGTATTTCAGTTATCCGTAAGGGTGAGCTTATTTCAACTCATAATACAGAAGATGTAAGTCTTGAAAGCATCTCTGAACTTATGATTGGACGCCGCGTAGAGTATGAATATAGTCATATTAAGAAAGAAGTGGCGAATAAAAAAATCACCTTAAAAATGGATCAGGTTACCTTACAAGACGGAAAAATCAATGTACTAGATAACATTAATTTGATTGCAAAATCTGGTGAAATTTTAGGCGTTGTAGGTGTTGAAGGAAATGGTCAGTCAGAGCTTGTTGAAGTATTGTTTGGCTACAAACAACCAACTAGCGGTACCATCGCTGTAAACGGTATCTCTTTACTAGGTAAAAAGGTTAAAGATATTCGTGATAATGCAAAAGTTGCCTATATTCCAGAAGATCGTATGAGACAAGGAATTGCAGGTAGTGCAAGTATCAAAGAAAATATGATTTCTAGCTTTTTTGATGCGAAGGAATTTAACCACAAGTTCTGGATGAATCATAAAGCAATTGATGAACTAAGTGATTCTTTGATTAAAGAATATAGCGTAGTTTGTCAATCAAAAGAAACGGAAATCGAATCCTTATCTGGTGGTAATATTCAAAAGGTAGTTGTTGCTAGAGAATGTTATGCAAATCCAGAGTTATTAATTGCAGAACAACCAACCCGTGGTGTCGATGTAGGATCTGCAAGCTTTATCCATGAAAAGTTAATTGAACTTAGAAATAGCAACAAAGCAATTGTACTCTTAAGTGCAGATTTAGGAGAAGCTCTTGCTGTAAGTGATAAATTAATTGTTATGTATGAAGGCCAAATCGTTGGATTCTTTAATGATTTATCAGAATTGACAGAGACAGAGTTAGGTCTTTATATGTTAGGTATTAAGAAACAAAAGAAAGAAGATATAGAGAGGGTAATGTATGAAAAAGCTTAG
- a CDS encoding BMP family ABC transporter substrate-binding protein, which yields MKRLVLLLTTFILTLGMLTGCSSSEGKSDEFSVALLIPFQGDQSFYDLAVEGMNLVKDQVEGVSTKVIEIGNDESKWESYFIDAAEAGYDVILSCNWQITPYMNKVAEQYPEQKFINFDIEEGSGLENVYSMFYSTNEIGFLCGVVAAATTTSDMALADENAKIGFIGGMDIPGINDFMVGYIEGAKYVNPDIKVSVSYVGDFTDVATAKEIALNQYKSGVDIIFACAGNSGNGVIDAANELNKYAIGVDSDQAKLYAESDRAKAEKIVTSGYKTIDQTILRAVKEAKEGTLAYGTHEQFGVKEDGVGIVKNEFYQAAVTEDVNKTVEAAEAALKAGEVTVSTAFKMDDKAIVELRESVQP from the coding sequence ATGAAAAGATTAGTTTTATTATTAACAACATTTATTTTAACTTTAGGTATGTTAACTGGATGTTCAAGCAGTGAAGGAAAATCTGATGAATTTTCAGTAGCATTATTAATTCCGTTTCAGGGTGACCAATCTTTCTACGATTTAGCAGTAGAAGGCATGAACTTAGTAAAAGACCAAGTTGAAGGTGTAAGTACTAAAGTAATCGAAATTGGTAACGACGAATCCAAATGGGAATCTTATTTTATTGATGCAGCAGAAGCTGGATATGATGTAATTCTTAGCTGTAACTGGCAGATCACTCCATATATGAATAAAGTAGCAGAACAATATCCAGAACAAAAATTCATTAACTTCGATATTGAAGAAGGTTCTGGTTTAGAAAATGTTTACTCTATGTTCTATTCCACAAATGAAATCGGTTTTCTTTGTGGTGTAGTAGCAGCAGCAACAACTACTTCTGATATGGCATTAGCAGATGAAAATGCAAAAATCGGTTTCATCGGTGGTATGGACATCCCTGGAATTAACGATTTCATGGTTGGTTATATCGAAGGTGCAAAATATGTTAACCCAGACATCAAAGTTTCAGTATCCTATGTAGGAGACTTTACAGATGTTGCAACTGCAAAAGAAATTGCTTTAAATCAATACAAATCTGGTGTTGATATCATCTTTGCTTGCGCAGGTAACTCTGGTAATGGTGTAATCGATGCAGCAAATGAATTAAATAAATATGCAATTGGTGTTGATAGTGATCAAGCAAAACTTTATGCAGAATCTGATCGTGCAAAAGCTGAAAAGATTGTAACTTCTGGTTATAAAACGATCGATCAAACAATCCTTAGAGCTGTAAAAGAAGCAAAAGAAGGTACTTTAGCTTATGGAACTCACGAACAATTCGGTGTGAAAGAAGACGGTGTTGGTATCGTGAAAAACGAGTTCTATCAAGCAGCGGTAACTGAAGATGTAAACAAGACAGTAGAAGCGGCAGAAGCAGCTTTAAAAGCTGGTGAAGTTACAGTTTCTACAGCATTTAAAATGGATGACAAAGCAATTGTTGAATTAAGAGAAAGCGTTCAACCATAA
- a CDS encoding VOC family protein yields the protein MLNEIMHVGITVSDMNKSIAFYRDILGLSFQGELLMEGKETDLLFGRENCKVRVAYLNGSDSMMAPPVELIQFIGDEAEKTSSDLHKTSISEICFKVTNIDEEYKKLIKHGVECLSEPQFFDFTDSGFGKSKALYFKDPDGIILELMETIDG from the coding sequence ATGTTAAATGAAATTATGCACGTTGGCATTACCGTCAGTGATATGAATAAATCCATAGCTTTTTATCGAGATATTTTAGGCTTATCTTTTCAAGGAGAACTTCTTATGGAAGGAAAGGAAACCGATTTGCTGTTTGGACGAGAAAACTGCAAAGTTAGAGTTGCATACTTAAATGGAAGTGATTCTATGATGGCACCACCGGTGGAATTGATTCAATTTATTGGTGATGAAGCTGAAAAAACAAGCAGTGATTTGCATAAGACTTCAATTTCTGAGATTTGTTTTAAAGTTACAAATATTGATGAAGAATATAAGAAACTCATAAAACATGGAGTTGAGTGTTTATCAGAACCTCAGTTTTTTGATTTTACGGATAGTGGATTTGGTAAAAGTAAAGCTTTATATTTCAAAGACCCGGATGGGATTATTTTAGAACTTATGGAAACCATTGATGGATAA
- a CDS encoding DUF4230 domain-containing protein: protein MGIIRKKEEKTIHSSKNSKLPAILVIAIVVLSIILGINIGSKWQQTKADKKNHHTQITSDALHQEIEQIGELATVNYYYTNMGKFEDALKFFSHDVPFTTKSFIVSYDGNIKAGIDLSKVEVNITDAVITVTLPSAYITSHDVDMDSVIFYDEKNSIFNGLSAEDVTAFLGTQQKLMEEKAINNGLLMKAEENTEQVLKALLDNFIKVNDENDIAYELRFVMKEEAATNQN, encoded by the coding sequence ATGGGTATAATACGAAAGAAAGAAGAAAAAACAATTCATAGTAGCAAGAATTCAAAATTACCTGCAATTTTAGTAATCGCAATCGTTGTTCTATCTATAATTCTTGGTATAAATATAGGTTCAAAATGGCAACAAACGAAAGCAGATAAAAAAAATCACCACACACAAATTACCTCAGATGCTTTGCATCAAGAAATCGAACAAATTGGTGAATTGGCAACTGTTAACTATTATTATACGAATATGGGTAAATTTGAAGACGCATTGAAGTTTTTCTCACATGATGTGCCTTTTACTACAAAATCATTTATCGTTTCTTATGATGGCAATATTAAGGCAGGTATTGATCTTTCTAAGGTTGAGGTTAACATAACTGATGCCGTAATAACAGTAACCCTTCCATCTGCTTACATTACTAGCCACGATGTAGATATGGATTCTGTAATTTTCTATGATGAGAAAAATAGCATCTTTAACGGACTATCCGCAGAAGATGTAACAGCGTTTCTTGGAACGCAACAAAAACTTATGGAAGAAAAGGCGATTAACAATGGCTTGCTTATGAAAGCAGAAGAAAACACAGAACAGGTGTTAAAAGCCTTGTTAGATAATTTTATTAAAGTTAATGATGAAAATGATATAGCCTATGAGCTTCGTTTTGTAATGAAAGAAGAAGCTGCAACAAACCAAAATTAG